From the genome of Gemmatimonadota bacterium, one region includes:
- the msrB gene encoding peptide-methionine (R)-S-oxide reductase MsrB, with the protein MPRQDEAVAQDKSGDVEKVTIVEVASDGTTKGAVTVDKVVRTKEEWKERLTDEQYYVTREKGTERAFTGKYNKHYEDGVYKCIGCGTPLFASGTKYESGTGWPSFYEPVAEENIDEKMDLSYGMIRTEVLCKRCDAHLGHVFTDGPQPTGLRYCMNSASLDFEPEKKAPSEK; encoded by the coding sequence ATGCCGAGACAGGACGAGGCGGTGGCCCAGGACAAGTCCGGCGACGTTGAGAAGGTGACCATTGTCGAGGTCGCTTCCGACGGAACGACGAAAGGAGCCGTTACGGTGGATAAAGTGGTCAGGACCAAAGAAGAATGGAAAGAGCGACTCACCGACGAGCAGTACTACGTCACCCGGGAGAAGGGCACGGAACGGGCCTTTACGGGCAAATACAACAAGCACTATGAAGACGGTGTCTACAAGTGCATCGGTTGCGGTACGCCGCTCTTCGCGTCCGGTACCAAGTACGAGTCCGGCACGGGCTGGCCCAGTTTCTACGAACCGGTCGCCGAAGAGAACATCGACGAGAAGATGGACCTCAGCTACGGCATGATCCGCACCGAGGTGTTGTGTAAGCGATGCGACGCCCACCTGGGCCACGTGTTTACCGACGGCCCGCAGCCAACAGGCCTGAGGTACTGCATGAACTCCGCTTCCCTGGACTTCGAGCCCGAGAAGAAGGCCCCGTCCGAGAAGTAG
- a CDS encoding serine hydroxymethyltransferase — protein sequence MQDFTAVQQRDEELYGLLVAERERQRDGIELIPSENYVSPAILEAMGSVLTNKYSEGYPGKRYYGGQQYIDKIENLARRRAKELFGAEHVNVQCYSGSPANTAVMFGLLDYGDTIMGMKLDQGGHLTHGLHVNYSGKSYNVVSYGVQRETGRIDMDEVRDLALEHRPKLIISGATAYPRQFDFEAFKAISDEVGAVPMADISHISGLIVGGVHPSPLPFTDVVTTTTHKTLRGPRSAIIMCHKKYAKDIDRAVFPGLQGGPHDHITAAKALTFKEAMRPEFRDYARQIVANAKALAEALLGHGFDLVSGGTDNHLVLVDLTNKGIIGKDAETALDKAGLTVNKNTVPFDTRSPFSPSGIRIGTPAATTRGMKEPEMKQLAGWIDTAIEHHGDGERLSSIHDEVRELCAGFPVPGISTSGAALMQEIGTG from the coding sequence ATGCAGGACTTTACCGCGGTACAGCAACGAGACGAAGAACTGTACGGCCTGCTGGTGGCCGAGCGCGAACGCCAGCGGGACGGGATCGAACTCATCCCTTCGGAGAACTACGTCTCGCCGGCCATCCTGGAAGCCATGGGGTCCGTCCTGACCAACAAGTACTCTGAAGGATACCCGGGCAAGCGGTACTACGGCGGACAGCAGTACATCGACAAGATCGAGAACCTGGCGCGCCGGCGGGCGAAGGAACTCTTCGGCGCCGAGCACGTCAACGTCCAGTGTTACTCGGGCAGCCCGGCCAATACCGCGGTCATGTTCGGCCTGCTGGACTACGGCGACACGATCATGGGCATGAAGCTCGACCAGGGCGGCCACCTGACCCACGGGCTCCATGTCAACTACTCCGGCAAGTCCTATAACGTGGTCTCCTACGGGGTGCAACGGGAAACAGGCCGCATCGACATGGACGAGGTCCGCGACCTGGCCCTCGAGCACCGGCCGAAGCTGATCATCTCCGGGGCCACGGCCTACCCGCGGCAGTTCGACTTCGAGGCGTTCAAGGCCATCTCCGACGAGGTCGGGGCCGTGCCCATGGCCGATATCTCCCATATCTCCGGTCTCATCGTGGGGGGCGTCCATCCGAGTCCACTGCCCTTCACGGACGTCGTCACCACGACCACCCACAAGACGCTGCGGGGTCCGCGCAGCGCGATCATCATGTGTCACAAGAAATACGCGAAGGACATCGACCGGGCCGTGTTCCCCGGTCTGCAGGGCGGTCCCCACGATCACATCACGGCGGCCAAGGCGCTGACCTTCAAGGAGGCCATGAGGCCGGAGTTCAGGGACTATGCCCGACAGATCGTCGCCAACGCGAAGGCCCTGGCCGAGGCGCTGCTCGGGCACGGATTCGATCTCGTTTCCGGCGGGACCGACAACCACCTCGTATTGGTGGATCTGACCAACAAGGGCATCATCGGCAAAGACGCCGAAACCGCCCTCGACAAGGCCGGGCTGACCGTGAACAAGAACACGGTGCCCTTCGACACGCGGTCGCCCTTCAGCCCGAGCGGGATCCGCATCGGCACGCCCGCGGCCACGACGCGCGGGATGAAGGAACCTGAGATGAAGCAGCTCGCCGGATGGATCGACACGGCGATCGAGCACCACGGAGACGGCGAAAGACTCTCGTCGATCCATGACGAGGTCAGGGAACTCTGTGCCGGTTTCCCCGTCCCCGGGATTTCCACCTCCGGGGCGGCGCTCATGCAGGAGATCGGCACCGGCTAG
- a CDS encoding c-type cytochrome, producing MPIHYRYLALPLCLIGLILARPAFADQVDGTTPVDGAGSLDGAKLYEQACAACHGSDGRGRPLEERGFVLELPDFTDCEFASREPDPDWHAVIHEGGPVRAFDRMMPAFGDALTDEEIYAILGHVRTFCTNDNWPRGEFNVPKPLFTEKAFPEDETVFNVRLDTDDSKAVVIEPLYEKRFGPRGMIEAKVPFGRRQTGGDDGAEIGFGDLTVGYRYALYHNLDRGNAFSIGGEVVLPTGDEDDGFGAGSTKLEPHVSFVQLLPGDAFFQSQVQMDFAVTGSAPDKGIVRTAIGRTFTEGEFGRAWSPMVELLASRETVSEAVVTLDLVPQMQVALNTRQHILLNVGVRVPVANRQDRKSQIVMYLLWDWFDGGFRDGW from the coding sequence ATGCCAATACATTACAGATATCTGGCACTGCCGCTCTGTCTCATCGGTCTTATTCTGGCGCGTCCTGCCTTCGCCGACCAGGTAGACGGAACCACCCCTGTTGACGGGGCCGGATCATTAGACGGGGCCAAACTCTATGAACAGGCCTGCGCGGCCTGTCATGGATCGGATGGAAGGGGACGGCCGCTCGAGGAACGCGGTTTTGTCCTGGAGCTTCCGGACTTTACGGACTGTGAATTCGCTTCCCGCGAACCCGATCCCGACTGGCACGCCGTGATCCATGAAGGCGGGCCGGTGCGGGCCTTCGACCGCATGATGCCTGCCTTCGGGGATGCCCTGACGGACGAAGAGATCTATGCCATCCTCGGCCACGTCCGCACTTTTTGCACCAACGATAACTGGCCCCGCGGCGAATTCAACGTGCCTAAGCCCCTGTTTACCGAGAAGGCGTTTCCTGAAGACGAGACCGTATTCAACGTGAGGCTGGACACGGACGACAGCAAGGCCGTGGTCATCGAGCCCTTGTACGAGAAGCGATTCGGCCCCCGCGGCATGATCGAAGCGAAAGTGCCTTTCGGCCGGCGCCAGACCGGGGGAGACGACGGGGCGGAGATCGGCTTCGGCGACCTTACCGTGGGCTACCGGTATGCGCTCTACCACAATCTGGATCGTGGGAACGCCTTCAGCATCGGCGGCGAGGTCGTCCTGCCCACCGGCGATGAGGACGACGGTTTCGGTGCCGGCTCGACAAAGCTGGAGCCCCATGTTTCCTTCGTCCAGTTATTGCCCGGCGACGCATTTTTCCAGTCCCAGGTGCAGATGGACTTCGCCGTAACGGGGTCCGCACCGGACAAGGGTATTGTCCGCACCGCGATCGGCAGGACCTTCACGGAAGGCGAGTTCGGCCGGGCCTGGAGTCCCATGGTCGAGCTGCTCGCCTCACGCGAAACGGTTTCCGAAGCCGTCGTCACGCTCGACCTGGTACCTCAAATGCAGGTGGCTTTGAATACGCGTCAGCATATCCTCCTCAACGTAGGCGTGCGGGTACCGGTCGCCAACAGGCAGGACCGCAAGTCGCAGATCGTCATGTACCTGCTGTGGGACTGGTTCGACGGAGGATTCCGCGATGGCTGGTAG
- the dgoD gene encoding galactonate dehydratase codes for MRISDVKVFPVWDGNRNYLFVKVETDEGIYGIGESGLTWSEQAVKEIVHALRDRIVGQDPVRREHLWQVMFRGGFFPGAHALSAAVSAIDIALWDIHGKSLGVPVYELLGGLCRDKVVCYTHCGGDGPSGALVDQARSRMEEGWKYIRWGLPHEGSVLEPTRAVRTGIAQFQALREALGDDVELICDVHTRLDPPDAIAFCRAAEPYRPFFIEDPLRSENKSSYRMLRQHVAVPLGVGEHFTSKWEFRELIEEDLINYARTDLCLVGGLTEARKVAGWCETHYIDLAPHNPLGPVSTAACLHLSLATSNFAVQELPRLPGMLPEVFPVQVEWKEGYLLPPVRPGLGVEFDEEAAERHPYRPARGHMLQREDGSFTNW; via the coding sequence ATGCGCATTTCCGATGTCAAAGTCTTCCCGGTCTGGGATGGCAACCGGAACTATCTCTTCGTCAAGGTAGAGACAGACGAGGGTATCTACGGGATCGGCGAAAGCGGCCTGACGTGGAGTGAACAGGCCGTCAAGGAGATCGTCCACGCCCTCCGCGACCGGATCGTCGGCCAGGATCCGGTGCGCAGGGAGCACCTCTGGCAGGTGATGTTCCGCGGCGGTTTCTTCCCCGGTGCCCACGCCCTTTCCGCCGCGGTCAGCGCCATCGATATCGCCCTCTGGGATATACACGGCAAATCACTCGGTGTGCCCGTCTACGAGTTGCTCGGCGGCCTGTGCCGGGACAAGGTAGTCTGCTATACCCACTGCGGCGGCGACGGTCCGTCCGGGGCACTGGTCGACCAGGCGCGGAGCAGGATGGAAGAGGGCTGGAAGTACATCCGGTGGGGGTTGCCCCACGAAGGCAGTGTACTGGAGCCCACCCGGGCGGTACGAACGGGCATCGCGCAGTTCCAGGCCCTCAGGGAAGCCCTGGGCGACGACGTCGAATTGATTTGCGATGTGCATACCCGTCTCGACCCGCCCGACGCGATCGCCTTCTGCCGCGCTGCCGAACCCTACCGTCCCTTTTTCATCGAAGATCCCCTGCGTTCCGAGAACAAGTCGTCCTACCGCATGCTCCGGCAGCACGTCGCCGTGCCCCTCGGCGTCGGCGAACACTTCACCAGTAAATGGGAATTCCGGGAACTGATCGAGGAAGATCTGATCAACTACGCCCGCACAGACCTCTGCCTGGTAGGCGGGCTGACCGAGGCGCGTAAAGTCGCGGGCTGGTGCGAGACCCACTACATCGACCTGGCGCCGCACAATCCCCTCGGCCCCGTGTCCACGGCGGCCTGCCTGCATCTGAGCCTGGCGACGTCGAACTTCGCCGTGCAGGAACTGCCCCGTCTGCCGGGCATGCTCCCGGAGGTCTTCCCCGTCCAGGTGGAGTGGAAAGAAGGCTACCTGCTGCCGCCTGTCCGGCCCGGCCTGGGGGTGGAGTTCGACGAAGAGGCCGCCGAACGACATCCGTATCGCCCGGCCCGGGGTCATATGCTGCAGCGCGAAGACGGATCTTTCACGAACTGGTAG
- a CDS encoding alanine:cation symporter family protein: MEMVERGIVFFADTAWSYLLYLLIGGGLFLLLYSRFLPLRHFKHSIEIIRGKYDDPNEPGDITHFQALVSALAATIGMGNISGVAVAIAVGGPGAMFWMWVSALVGIATKFFTCSLAIMYRGTDSAGKTQGGPMYVVQEGLGRTWKPLAVFFAVVAVIGCLPLFQVNQLVQIMRDVIFTPMGVVGEDHFWFDLTAGVVLVLLVGTVIFGGITRIADVASRVVPAMVILYMFCALWIIAANFTDVPRYLMLIVTDAFTGEAAAGGAVGAVIMTGVRRAAFSNEAGIGTESLVHGATKTREPTREGLVAMLEPVIDTMIVCTCTALVIMMTGVWQTTSDNGVTLTANAFESAMPGFGSYMLIVCVLFFSTSTIFTYSYYGTKCLGFLIGARWQFLYNYFYVGCIIAASVASLDTAISMIDGTFALMAIPTMLSALLLSPKVMAAMRDYRRRHQLGSG; encoded by the coding sequence ATGGAAATGGTGGAACGGGGTATCGTCTTTTTCGCCGATACCGCCTGGTCGTACCTGCTGTACCTGCTGATCGGCGGCGGCCTTTTTCTCCTGCTATATTCCCGCTTCCTGCCGCTTAGACATTTCAAGCACTCCATTGAAATCATCCGAGGGAAATACGACGACCCGAACGAACCCGGCGACATCACGCATTTCCAGGCGCTGGTCAGCGCCCTCGCGGCCACCATCGGCATGGGCAACATCTCCGGCGTGGCCGTCGCCATCGCGGTCGGCGGGCCGGGCGCCATGTTCTGGATGTGGGTCAGCGCCCTCGTGGGCATCGCGACCAAGTTCTTCACCTGCTCCCTGGCCATCATGTACCGGGGCACGGACAGCGCCGGCAAGACGCAGGGCGGGCCGATGTACGTCGTCCAGGAGGGACTGGGCAGGACCTGGAAGCCCCTGGCCGTTTTCTTCGCCGTGGTCGCGGTGATCGGATGTCTGCCGTTGTTCCAGGTCAACCAGCTGGTGCAGATCATGCGCGACGTGATCTTCACACCCATGGGCGTGGTCGGCGAAGATCATTTCTGGTTCGACCTCACGGCCGGCGTCGTGCTGGTGTTGCTCGTTGGCACCGTCATATTCGGCGGCATCACCCGGATCGCAGACGTCGCCTCCCGCGTCGTCCCGGCCATGGTCATCCTGTACATGTTTTGCGCCCTGTGGATCATCGCGGCGAACTTTACGGATGTTCCGCGGTACCTCATGCTGATTGTCACCGACGCCTTCACGGGAGAAGCCGCGGCGGGCGGTGCCGTGGGCGCGGTCATCATGACCGGCGTGCGTCGCGCCGCCTTCTCGAACGAAGCGGGCATCGGCACCGAATCCCTCGTCCACGGCGCGACGAAGACTCGGGAACCGACGCGCGAGGGCCTGGTGGCCATGCTGGAGCCCGTCATCGACACCATGATCGTGTGTACCTGCACGGCCCTCGTGATCATGATGACCGGGGTATGGCAGACGACTTCCGACAACGGCGTGACGCTGACGGCCAACGCCTTCGAATCCGCCATGCCGGGTTTCGGCTCCTACATGCTGATCGTGTGCGTGCTCTTCTTCAGCACCAGTACGATATTCACCTATTCCTACTATGGAACGAAGTGCCTCGGCTTCCTGATCGGGGCCCGGTGGCAGTTTCTGTACAACTACTTTTACGTAGGCTGCATCATCGCCGCCTCGGTGGCTTCGCTGGATACCGCCATCAGCATGATCGACGGCACGTTCGCCCTGATGGCCATCCCCACCATGCTCTCGGCCCTGCTCCTGTCGCCCAAAGTGATGGCGGCGATGCGGGACTACCGCCGGCGACATCAGCTGGGCTCGGGGTAG
- a CDS encoding DUF3830 family protein gives MPRTIRLTFVDEDVSVDAELLEDEAPRTCQAVWDALPLEEEGIHAVYSGSEIAYFLSEDIVIPPENLTSRTLPGDICYFRLEPGLMHGWMDGITELCWFYGRDGRPNMPGGPVSVNLFARMVGDTSDFYAVCYRIRREGAKRVRIERVV, from the coding sequence GTGCCACGTACGATTCGCCTGACCTTTGTCGACGAAGACGTTTCCGTCGATGCCGAATTGCTCGAGGACGAAGCCCCGAGGACCTGCCAGGCGGTGTGGGACGCCCTGCCCCTGGAAGAGGAGGGCATCCACGCCGTGTATTCGGGCAGCGAGATCGCCTACTTCCTGTCCGAGGACATCGTCATCCCGCCCGAAAACCTGACGAGCCGTACATTGCCCGGTGATATCTGCTATTTCCGCCTGGAACCGGGCCTGATGCACGGTTGGATGGACGGCATCACCGAACTGTGCTGGTTCTACGGAAGGGACGGCCGCCCCAACATGCCGGGCGGCCCCGTCTCGGTAAACCTCTTTGCCCGGATGGTCGGGGACACCAGTGATTTCTACGCGGTGTGTTACCGGATTCGCCGGGAAGGGGCGAAACGCGTACGGATCGAACGTGTTGTTTGA
- a CDS encoding N-acetylmuramoyl-L-alanine amidase, translating to MLVRTPVWLICLTLLWSVSPESEVLEAAPAASTGPASPAVPANPTPSAVLTAPPAPVTPKIVDIQNRLPRSFKKRLRKSSRFIVIHSTESGLRSALNTVSRRGYSNYLVARNGTIYRILDKKYRSHHAGLSMWNGLRDISSHSIGIELVGYHNDPFSASQYDSLKWLIEVLQRVYKIPDHHVLEHYRVAYGRPNRWVKRLHRGRKKDPGVFNFSRDRAGLNSKDPRNSILYDPDVRAGRLIPDPDIDIARVRLVDRGRYDIEVAQLSENVITRHNTAWRIARGHYDEASTVYHFPNGTVMRGNQIRNWDRIPVGTKVYLNRDRTEDVQAVTAAVPVIAQGTTAFDIAGTSYRRTDTYYIFPTGTIKHGRQVRRWDRIPPGTRVLVRYNAPVSLTSAGRQAVRRNDTVFLVPRSEVLVAANVPDASRLAAGTLVFTRK from the coding sequence GTGCTGGTCCGCACGCCGGTCTGGCTCATCTGCCTGACCTTGCTCTGGTCCGTTTCTCCCGAATCGGAAGTCCTCGAGGCGGCCCCGGCGGCTTCAACGGGTCCAGCGTCCCCGGCGGTCCCGGCGAATCCGACGCCTTCGGCAGTCCTGACAGCCCCGCCTGCCCCGGTGACCCCGAAAATCGTCGACATTCAAAATCGCCTGCCCCGGTCCTTCAAGAAACGTCTCCGCAAATCCAGTCGTTTCATCGTAATTCACAGCACGGAATCGGGCTTGAGAAGTGCATTGAACACCGTTTCGCGCAGGGGGTATTCCAACTATCTCGTTGCCCGGAACGGGACTATTTACCGGATCCTGGACAAGAAGTACCGTTCGCACCACGCGGGCCTGAGCATGTGGAACGGGCTGAGGGACATCAGCAGCCATTCCATCGGCATCGAACTGGTGGGATACCACAACGACCCCTTTAGCGCGTCCCAGTACGATTCCCTGAAGTGGTTGATCGAAGTATTGCAGCGGGTGTACAAGATTCCCGACCACCACGTGCTGGAACACTACCGCGTCGCCTACGGCAGGCCGAACAGGTGGGTAAAACGGCTCCACCGCGGACGCAAGAAGGATCCCGGCGTTTTCAATTTCAGCCGGGACCGGGCCGGCCTGAACTCGAAAGATCCGCGCAACAGCATACTCTATGACCCGGACGTAAGGGCGGGCAGACTGATACCCGATCCTGACATCGATATTGCCAGAGTCCGCCTCGTAGACCGCGGGCGGTACGACATAGAAGTCGCCCAGTTGTCTGAAAACGTCATTACCCGGCACAACACGGCATGGCGCATCGCCCGCGGGCACTATGACGAGGCCTCGACGGTGTACCACTTCCCCAACGGGACCGTCATGCGGGGGAACCAGATCAGGAACTGGGACCGGATCCCGGTCGGGACGAAGGTCTATCTCAACCGTGATCGCACCGAAGATGTCCAGGCGGTCACCGCCGCCGTGCCCGTCATCGCCCAGGGAACCACGGCCTTCGACATCGCCGGCACCTCCTACCGGCGCACGGACACCTACTACATCTTTCCAACGGGCACGATAAAACACGGCAGGCAGGTCCGCCGATGGGACCGCATTCCGCCGGGGACGCGGGTGCTCGTCCGTTACAACGCGCCGGTCTCATTGACCAGTGCCGGCCGCCAGGCCGTACGACGGAACGATACCGTGTTCCTGGTGCCCCGCAGCGAAGTACTGGTCGCCGCCAACGTGCCGGATGCCTCCCGGCTTGCGGCCGGCACCCTGGTCTTCACCAGGAAATAG
- a CDS encoding DM13 domain-containing protein, whose translation NGYSSGGSVTLSETSDGKLRLSITGLSTPGGAPDVYVALYTSSNINWPNGGSLPSGAKGFGEVSRQSGNKSWTFTPASGKNINSWSHLILHCRLINREVGSASLGN comes from the coding sequence AAACGGGTACAGTTCTGGTGGATCGGTAACGCTAAGTGAAACCTCCGACGGCAAGCTCCGACTCAGCATTACAGGACTGTCAACGCCGGGCGGAGCGCCGGATGTTTATGTGGCCCTTTACACAAGTAGCAACATCAACTGGCCTAATGGTGGTTCTTTACCTTCCGGTGCCAAAGGATTTGGCGAAGTGTCACGGCAGTCGGGGAATAAATCCTGGACCTTTACTCCTGCCAGCGGAAAGAACATCAATTCATGGAGCCATCTGATCCTACACTGCAGACTGATCAACCGTGAAGTCGGAAGTGCATCTTTGGGCAACTGA